A stretch of Ranitomeya variabilis isolate aRanVar5 chromosome 3, aRanVar5.hap1, whole genome shotgun sequence DNA encodes these proteins:
- the LOC143817656 gene encoding olfactory receptor class A-like protein 1 — protein sequence MEIYLVLKAFGFFMMIVIGIPANLFIFIKFTFIRINEKKLLPTNTILMTLVFMNFLIVISRIIPQFLHALGIKNLMDDTRCQIFLYTYRVSRAMSICITSLLSCHQCILIAPSAKHWIYFKQKMTLNVLTIIIIISCCNLVIHYSAIKNAQSSFNATTSIYSLHLIYCDVEFQTYYNYITNGAIFAFRDFLFLGLMSIASSYIVYRLILHGRSIKGIRSSDRGQGRTAEYKASRAVIILVIMYVVLFGLENVTWIYTLTLTNVTTNMSEARIIFSCSYSALSPIVIIYSNPKLKQCSKYFQMRNLLSWKKQNIVERNN from the coding sequence ATGGAAATTTACCTTGTCCTTAAGGCCTTTGGCTTTTTCATGATGATAGTGATTGGAATTCCGGCAAATCTCTTTATATTCATAAAGTTTACCTTCATTAGAATAAACGAGAAGAAACTTTTACCAACAAACACAATTCTTATGACGTTGGTTTTCATGAATTTCCTTATAGTAATATCACGGATCATCCCCCAGTTCCTTCATGCTTTAGGCATAAAAAACCTAATGGACGACACAAGATGCCAGATTTTCCTATATACATACCGAGTGAGCAGGGCCATGTCTATCTGCATCACCAGCCTCCTCAGCTGCCATCAATGTATCCTTATCGCCCCATCAGCCAAACACTGGATATATTTCAAGCAGAAAATGACACTCAATGTTCTgacaattattataattatttcgtGCTGCAATCTAGTTATACATTACTCTGCTATTAAGAATGCACAGTCTAGCTTCAATGCTACAACCTCTATTTACTCACTACACTTAATTTATTGTGATGTAGAATTTCAGACTTATTATAACTATATTACTAATGGAGCAATATTTGCATTTAGAGATTTTTTGTTTCTAGGGTTGATGTCAATAGCAAGCAGTTACATTGTGTACCGATTAATTCTTCATGGAAGATCAATCAAAGGGATTCGCAGCTCAGACAGAGGCCAAGGAAGGACTGCAGAATACAAAGCTTCCAGAGCTGTCATCATATTGGTTATTATGTATGTAGTACTTTTTGGACTTGAAAATGTCACGTGGATCTACACTTTGACATTGACCAATGTGACAACCAACATGAGCGAAGCCAGGATAATTTTTTCTTGCTCCTATTCAGCCTTGAGTCCTATTGTAATTATCTATAGCAATCCTAAACTCAAGCAGTGTAGCAAATATTTTCAGATGAGAAATTTGCTATCATGGAAGAAACAAAATATTGTGGAAAGGAATAATTAA